GGCAAAGAAAATGGTGACAGATTACAAACCCGGTTTTTACCGTCGAATTGGAAACTGGTCTGAATTTGCCCGTTCAAAAAACCAAGCAATGAAAACATATCCCCCTAAACCCGGTGGTGGAATGGGCACTGATGCCTGGAACCTGAACGCAACTGCTTGGGATGTTTTTCTGCATTGTACTGATAAAACTGTACTTCAGCATGCCTTAATCTGGAGTGAATTAAGCTTGAAACTTGACAATCCATTAAGTGATACCCGTTTAGATACCAAAGCGAATTTGTTGTATAAACTGGGCAGGGTTCAACAGGCCATTGAAATCGAGCAAATGGTTGTGGATATGTTTAAGGGTGCTGATGCTGGCGAATATTCTGAAACCATAAAAAAAATGAAGTCGGGTTTAGCGACCTGGTGAAATCTGAACAGTAATCGTGATACAAATGAAATATATCTTAATCGGGCTATTGGCTCTGTTCAGTTTTGAATGGGCTTATGCCCAAAAGCCAGCCATTGATACGGCCGGGATTAATTGTTGGACGCGTGTGGATAACCCTGCGATTTCGAACAATGGAAAGTTTGCTGTTTACAATATTGTTAACCAGCCTTACAAGAGTAATACCCTGGTGGTCAAAGCAGTGGCAGGTGGAGCAGAGCAACGGTTCATTGGAGGGGAATCGGCCATATTTACACAGGACAGTAGAAAGCTGATCTGTAAAAAAGGGGATAGTCTGCTGATCTTGACCTTGGGCAAATTTGCGGTAGAGACTATTACTAAAGTCTCGTCCTTTGAATTACTGCTTAACAGAAAAGTCGAACAACTGCTGTACTTGCAAACTGATGCGGAGCATACACTGAGCTTAAGGGATAGCCAAAGCGGTAAAACTCAAAAATATACTGGGATTGAGCTTTATACCCTGAGTAAGGATAGAAAGGTGCTGCTGTTAAAAACGACAGACCGTGCATTAAAGGTCCTGGAGCTGGCGAGCAGTAAAATAGCGACCTATAGAGATGTGGATACCTACCAGCTGAGTGAAAATGGGCAGGTAATGCTACTGCAGCGAAAGGATGCCCTTAATGCTGGGATTACCATAACCCGGGTAGACCGGCTAACAGGACAGCAACAGGAAATATGGAGCGGTGAGAGCCTGTTAAAAACGGTGATGGACTGGACAGGCAAACAGCTGGCCTTTGAATCGGAGAATCAGCAAAAGCAAAAAAATATCTGGCAGTACCAGCATGGTATGAAGAAAGCAGAAATACTCCTCCTGTCAAACCAGCTGGAGCCTGATGAGGCATTAGTACTGGGCTACCAACCTAAATTCAGTGAAGATGGCCGCCTGTTGTTTTGCAGTATTATCCAAAAGCAAAGCAGCAAAGCTGCGGATGGCGACTGCGTGCAGGTAGATGTCTGGAGTTATACAGATGTCTTGTTACAATCCCAGCAACTGAGCTCCCTGAAGAAGAAGGAGGACGAACAACGGACCGAAGCCATGCTGGATATCCGCACCAAAAAGTTAAATCGGCTGATCAATGCAGGGGAACAATGCTTCAAACTTCCAGGTCATTTTTGGTCGGTGACTCGGAGCAATGGAGGTAATTTTGGCACTGAATACAACTGGAACAAAGATGCCATTCCAGAATATTTTGTGATCGATACCAGGACAGGTCTACGCAAGCCTGTACCAACAATGCCCTCATTCTATAGTTCTCCGGATGGTCATTATGTATTGTTGTGGGGTATTTCTGATGGAATGTCTTTCCACAGTTATGAACTAGCCAGCGGCAAAGTGGTCAACCTGACGGGGAAACTTCCTGTCCCATTGGGAGATGCGAGTGAAGACAGGCCAGCTAACGAAAATTCTCGCGGATTTCAGTTTGGCTTATGGTTAACGAACCATACAGCATTGATTTATGACCGCTATGACATCTGGAAAATCGATGTAAGCGGTGCTGAAGCCCCAGTAAGCCTGACCCATGATTATGGCCGAAAAAACAACATCACTTTTCGTTTGGCTAGCGATAAAAAAGATCAAAAAATTGATTTAAAGAAACCTTTGTTATTAAGCGCTTTTAATAATGCAACCAAGGATAACGGCTTTTATCAGCTGAACCTAAGTAAAAGCAAAGATCCAGAACTGTTGAGTATGGGCCCTTATGTATTTATGGCGGGTTATGCCGAAGGATCTAAAAATAATGGGGGTATGCCTCCCTTAAAAGCCCGGGATGCGCAGGTATGGCTGGTGGAAAGAAGTTCGACAGCCGCTGCACCTAATCTTTTCATCACCAGGGATTTTAAGCGGTTTTCTGCGATAAGTGATGTCCATCCGGAGCAGGCTTATAACTGGCTGAGCTCAGAACTGATCAATTTTAAGACCCTGGATGGCAAAAATGAGCAGGGTGTACTGTATAGGCCCGAAAACTTTGATCCGGAAAAGAAATACCCCATCATCTTTTATTATTATGAAAAACTATCTGGCTCAAAGAATAATTTCTGGGCGCCTGGACTTTCCCAAGCAACGCTTAATATACCCTGGTATGTCAGCAGAGGCTACCTGGTATTTACCCCAGATATTCATTATAAGATAGGGGAACCAATGAAAAGCGCTTATAACAGAATTGTTGGTGCAGCAAAACACCTGATGGGGCTTCCTTTTGTGGAGGCAAAGCGCATGGGTTTACAAGGACACAGTTGGGGTGGCTTTGAAACAAATTATGTGGTTACCCATAGTCATTTATTTGCAGCAGCCTGCTCTGGTGCCGGTGAAGTTAATTTTGTCAGTGGTTATGGCGGATTACGAGCTGTCAGAACAGGAGATAAGCCCTATGCAGGAGAAGGAAGTAACCAATTCTTCTATGAGAACCATCAAACCAGAATGGGTTCATCCTTATGGGAGAGGCCAGATCAGTACATCGAAAACTCTCCTGTTTTTAACGCAGATAAGGTGACTACTCCGCTGCTGATTATGCACAATAAAAATGATGGAGCGGTGAATTTTGCGCAGGGTATGGAATGGTTTACAGCCTTGCGCAGAATGGGCAAAAAGGCCTGGCTGTTACAGTATGATGGAGAAGATCATTTTTTATCGAGTAGTGAAAAAAACATACTTGATTTTACCCATCGAATGGACCAGTTTTTTGACCATTACCTGAAAGGTGCTCCAGCACCGATTTGGATGACCCGCGGCATTAGTGCATCCAGGAAAGGGCTGGACACTGGTTACGAGTACGACACAGAGATTAAAACTCCTGGTCCAGGGTTAAACACTCCTGAAGACCAAAAGAAAATTGATGAATACTCCAAAATTCCTTTTGTAGATAAGCTGAAGCGGTTAACGGAGAAACAATGATGAGAGAGAAGTTTAAAACTTTCGTCATCTCGAGGGAAGCGCAGCGACGAGAGACCTGTAAGCGAATGTACGGTGCTTACAGATCTCTCCTATCGTCGAGATGACGCGAATGTGGCAGAGAGGGTTTCCTCTATCCGGCGCTCCGCGCCACCTTTCTCCACGCGTGGAGAAAGGATAAAAGACCACCCCGTCGCTTCACGACACCCCTCCTGAAAAGCCAGGATGGGAAGTAGCGAGGGTGTTAAAGAAAGAAGAAAGTAAAGAAAACAGAATTATGCAATGATGAAACAACCTCTCTTTTTGTTAATGGTATTGATCCTGTCGGGTATTGTCGCTCTTGCCCGGCAGGCGGTACCTGTTTCCTTGGTATGGAAAGCCAAATGGATTGAAGCGGGTTATACAGAAGATTTGGTAAGCCGGCCGGCACAGTATTTTAAAAAGGACTTTGTTTTGGCTAAGAAGGTGGTTTCTGCTAAGGTTTATGTGACTTCGCATGGGATGTATGAGGCAGAGATCAATGGGAGTAGGGTAGGAGATGCTTATCTGACTCCGGGTTGGACGAGTTATGCCAAACGTTTGCAATACCAGGTGTATGATGTTGCCCGCTTACTGAAAGAAGGGGGCAATACCATCCAGGTTACCCTGGGTGATGGTTGGTACAGGGGGGTGATTGGTTATGAGCAGAAAAACAACTTTTACGGCAAGACCCAGGCTCTATTGTTTCAGATGGAATTGGGTTATGCCGATGGTACAAGGGAGCTGGTACTTTCGGATGGGAGCTGGAAAAGTGCCGGTGGGCCAATCCGGTATTCGGAGCTCTATAAAGGTGAAATGATTGACGGACGCATGGCTGTAGGGCCATGGTTTGGGGTACAGGAAAAGGACTATGGTTATTCGAATTTAGTGCCTACAGAAAATGAACCGGTACGCAAACAGGAAAGGTTTAAGCCGGTTAAGTTATTGACTACGCCAAAGGGAGAACAAGTGATCGACTTTGGACAGAACCTAGTCGGCTGGGTAAGGATAAAAGCCCGGGGCACTGCGGGTTTAGTAATTAGCCTAGAACATGCGGAAGTGCTGGACAAAGCGGGTAATTTTTATACCGATAATTTGCGTTCCGCAAAGGCCTCTGCTACCTATGTCCTCAGTGGCAAGGGAGAAGAGAGCTTTGAACCCCATTTTACTTTTTTCGGTTTCCGCTATGTTAAAGTAACAGGTTATCCCGGGCCGCTGAGGCCTGAAGATTTTACGGCAGTGGCTCTGTATTCGGATATGAAGCCTACGGGAACTTTTGAATGCTCCAATCCTTTATTAAACCAACTGCAGCACAACATCAGCTGGAGCCAAAGGGGGAATTTTGTGGATGTGCCTACTGATTGCCCGCAAAGGGATGAGCGGCTGGGCTGGACGGGGGATGCACAGGTATTCTCAGCTACGGCAGCTTTCAATTTTGACGTATCCCGTTTTTTTAGCAAATGGCTGAAAGATGTGGCTGTCGATCAGCGGGCAGACGGCGCGGTAACGGCTGTAGTACCTGATATCCTCGGTGGTTTTGGTGGCGCTACCGGCTGGGGAGATGTGGCAACCGTGGTGCCCTGGAATATGTATATGGCCTATGGGGATAGAAAGGTACTGGAAGAACAGTATGGGAGCATGAAAGCCTGGGTAGGCTTTATGGAAAAGAACAGTACTGGTGGCTTGTGGGCAAAGGGCTACCA
This is a stretch of genomic DNA from Candidatus Pedobacter colombiensis. It encodes these proteins:
- a CDS encoding prolyl oligopeptidase family serine peptidase; this translates as MKYILIGLLALFSFEWAYAQKPAIDTAGINCWTRVDNPAISNNGKFAVYNIVNQPYKSNTLVVKAVAGGAEQRFIGGESAIFTQDSRKLICKKGDSLLILTLGKFAVETITKVSSFELLLNRKVEQLLYLQTDAEHTLSLRDSQSGKTQKYTGIELYTLSKDRKVLLLKTTDRALKVLELASSKIATYRDVDTYQLSENGQVMLLQRKDALNAGITITRVDRLTGQQQEIWSGESLLKTVMDWTGKQLAFESENQQKQKNIWQYQHGMKKAEILLLSNQLEPDEALVLGYQPKFSEDGRLLFCSIIQKQSSKAADGDCVQVDVWSYTDVLLQSQQLSSLKKKEDEQRTEAMLDIRTKKLNRLINAGEQCFKLPGHFWSVTRSNGGNFGTEYNWNKDAIPEYFVIDTRTGLRKPVPTMPSFYSSPDGHYVLLWGISDGMSFHSYELASGKVVNLTGKLPVPLGDASEDRPANENSRGFQFGLWLTNHTALIYDRYDIWKIDVSGAEAPVSLTHDYGRKNNITFRLASDKKDQKIDLKKPLLLSAFNNATKDNGFYQLNLSKSKDPELLSMGPYVFMAGYAEGSKNNGGMPPLKARDAQVWLVERSSTAAAPNLFITRDFKRFSAISDVHPEQAYNWLSSELINFKTLDGKNEQGVLYRPENFDPEKKYPIIFYYYEKLSGSKNNFWAPGLSQATLNIPWYVSRGYLVFTPDIHYKIGEPMKSAYNRIVGAAKHLMGLPFVEAKRMGLQGHSWGGFETNYVVTHSHLFAAACSGAGEVNFVSGYGGLRAVRTGDKPYAGEGSNQFFYENHQTRMGSSLWERPDQYIENSPVFNADKVTTPLLIMHNKNDGAVNFAQGMEWFTALRRMGKKAWLLQYDGEDHFLSSSEKNILDFTHRMDQFFDHYLKGAPAPIWMTRGISASRKGLDTGYEYDTEIKTPGPGLNTPEDQKKIDEYSKIPFVDKLKRLTEKQ
- a CDS encoding family 78 glycoside hydrolase catalytic domain, which codes for MMKQPLFLLMVLILSGIVALARQAVPVSLVWKAKWIEAGYTEDLVSRPAQYFKKDFVLAKKVVSAKVYVTSHGMYEAEINGSRVGDAYLTPGWTSYAKRLQYQVYDVARLLKEGGNTIQVTLGDGWYRGVIGYEQKNNFYGKTQALLFQMELGYADGTRELVLSDGSWKSAGGPIRYSELYKGEMIDGRMAVGPWFGVQEKDYGYSNLVPTENEPVRKQERFKPVKLLTTPKGEQVIDFGQNLVGWVRIKARGTAGLVISLEHAEVLDKAGNFYTDNLRSAKASATYVLSGKGEESFEPHFTFFGFRYVKVTGYPGPLRPEDFTAVALYSDMKPTGTFECSNPLLNQLQHNISWSQRGNFVDVPTDCPQRDERLGWTGDAQVFSATAAFNFDVSRFFSKWLKDVAVDQRADGAVTAVVPDILGGFGGATGWGDVATVVPWNMYMAYGDRKVLEEQYGSMKAWVGFMEKNSTGGLWAKGYHFGDWLSYRTTDDDPTDAITDKYLIAQCFFAHSAQLMINTAKVLVKTEDISRYEALLARIKAAFVKEYVTSSGRLMSNTQTAYVLALQFNLLPESMRASAAGYLVENIRKYNNHLTTGFLGTPYICHVLSRFGYKDVAYTLLLQESYPSWLYPVKMGATTIWERWDGIKPDGSFQNPGMNSFNHYAYGAIGDWMYKNIAGIAPLEPGYKKILIRPQMGGGLTWAKGSYLSRYGRITVFWKLESTRVLMDVEVPPSTTAVVEVPGVGSRDVGPGKYKFEGRVN